One Prunus dulcis chromosome 7, ALMONDv2, whole genome shotgun sequence DNA segment encodes these proteins:
- the LOC117636034 gene encoding protein POLLENLESS 3-LIKE 2 produces MLQDMWNAPPGFRPTKSAPSSPAKPLGVSRTRSESFHVTHKVPVGDTPYVRAKNVQLVDKDPEKAIPLFWAAINSGDRVDSALKDMAIVMKQQNRAEEAIEAIKSLRHRCSDQAQESLDNILLDLYKRCGRLDDQIALLRHKLYLIQQGMAFNGKRTKTARSQGKKFQVSVEQEATRLLGNLGWALMQQNNYIEAEDAYRRALTIAPDNNKMCNLGICLMKQGRISEAKENLRRVKPAVADGPRGTDSHLKAYERAQQMLKDLESEMMNKGGDRVEQSRLFDAFLGSSSIWQPQPCRDHHHSSLPVTTDSVKTHQDEFADENINSNINVFTNQMGLPQHKSIKQVPQAPPPPFGNSLNVAAQPYYAKFMPAPTSNQIAETLKRTRSGNAANSMRVTDTAEITKPTVELGVPENKTRRRLSLTSEETGDELTNLLPDNKDFEEAIISAVIDPTNETGKVTGTSNSSGIFPKKIEKRLRVFQDITLSLSPRA; encoded by the exons TCGAGGACCCGGTCAGAGTCGTTTCATGTGACTCACAAAGTCCCAGTAGgcgacactccttatgttagAGCCAAGAATGTTCAG CTGGTGGATAAGGATCCAGAAAAGGCGATCCCACTATTTTGGGCTGCCATTAATTCTGGGGACAGAGTGGACAGTGCTTTGAAAGACATGGCTATTGTGATGAAGCAACAGAACCGGGCTGAAGAAGCCATTGAAGCCATCAAGTCACTGAGACACCGGTGTTCGGATCAAGCCCAAGAATCTCTTGACAACATTCTTTTGGATCTTTACAAG aGATGTGGGAGATTGGATGACCAAATAGCACTTTTGAGGCACAAGTTGTACTTGATTCAGCAAGGGATGGCCTTCAATGGAAAGCGCACCAAAACTGCCAGATCTCAGGGGAAGAAATTTCAAGTCTCTGTGGAACAAGAAGCCACTAGATTACTG GGGAACTTGGGGTGGGCTTTAATGCAGCAGAACAACTACATTGAAGCTGAAGATGCTTATAGGCGTGCTCTAACAATTGCACCAGATAATAACAAGATGTGCAACCTTGGGATTTGTCTAATGAAGCAAGGAAGAATTTCTGAGGCTAAAGAAAATCTTCGCCGTGTTAAACCCGCAGTTGCAGATGGTCCAAGAGGAACGGATTCCCATCTCAAAGCCTACGAAAGGGCTCAGCAGATGCTCAAGGATCTTGAGTCTGAGATGATGAACAAGGGCGGGGACCGGGTTGAGCAGAGCAGGCTTTTCGACGCCTTCCTTGGGTCTTCATCGATTTGGCAGCCTCAGCCTTGCAGAGACCACCACCATAGCAGCTTGCCAGTAACAACAGATTCTGTCAAAACTCACCAAGATGAGTTTGCTGATGAGAATATCAATTCAAACATAAACGTATTCACAAACCAGATGGGGCTTCCTCAGCATAAAAGTATAAAGCAAGTTCCTCAagcccctcctcctccttttgGAAACTCACTAAATGTTGCTGCACAGCCTTACTACGCAAAGTTCATGCCAGCCCCAACTAGCAATCAAATTGCTGAGACCCTTAAGAGAACAAGGTCTGGAAATGCTGCCAATTCAATGAGAGTGACCGATACGGCTGAGATCACAAAGCCTACTGTGGAATTGGGTGTACCAGAGAACAAGACCAGAAGAAGGCTCTCTCTTACATCTGAAGAAACAGGGGACGAGTTAACAAATTTGTTGCCCGACAACAAGGACTTTGAAGAGGCTATCATCTCTGCGGTTATTGACCCAACTAATGAAACTGGGAAGGTGACTGGTACCAGCAACAGTTCCGGGATCTTTCCGAAGAAGATTGAAAAGAGGCTGAGAGTTTTTCAAGATATTACTCTCTCTTTGAGTCCAAGGGCCTGA
- the LOC117636035 gene encoding L-ascorbate peroxidase 3-like, with protein sequence MAAPVVNKEYLNEIEKARRDLRALIYSKKCAPLMLRLAWHDAATYDAKPKNGVAGGPNGSIRNEEELNRSANLGLNIAVNLCEEVKAKHPKITYADLYQLAGVVAVEITGGPSINFVPGRKDSTQSPPDGRVPDAKLGASHLREVFYRMGLSDKDIVVLSGGHTLGRAHQNRSDFDGPWTKEPEKFDNSYFVELLKGESEGLLKLPTDKVLVEDPVFRRYVELYAKDNEAFFRDYAVSHKKLSELGFTSPSLGPKLVVTLSIAAAIVAALVYDKCQGFIQDMKTLN encoded by the exons ATGGCCGCACCAGTAGTAAACAAAGAGTACCTCAATGAAATCGAGAAGGCTCGACGAGACCTGCGTGCTCTTATCTACAGCAAGAAATGCGCCCCTCTCATGCTTCGTTTAGC GTGGCATGATGCAGCAACATACGACGCTAAACCAAAGAATGGAGTAGCTGGAGGGCCTAATGGCTCAATCAGGAACGAGGAAGAGTTAAACCGTAGTGCAAATTTGGGACTGAATATTGCGGTTAATTTATGTG AAGAAGTGAAGGCCAAACACCCCAAAATTACATATGCTGACCTCTATCAG CTTGCTGGGGTTGTTGCAGTAGAGATCACTGGAGGTCCATCCATTAACTTTGTTCCGGGCAGAAAG GACTCAACTCAATCTCCACCTGACGGGCGCGTTCCCGATGCCAAACTTG GTGCATCCCATTTGAGGGAAGTTTTCTATCGTATGGGCCTGTCTGACAAGGACATTGTGGTATTGTCTGGAGGCCATACACTG GGAAGGGCACATCAGAACAGATCTGACTTTGATGGCCCCTGGACAAAGGAACCTGAAAAGTTTGATAACTCATATTTTGT GGAACTGCTGAAAGGGGAATCAGAGGGACTGTTGAAACTTCCCACAGACAAGGTTTTAGTGGAGGATCCTGTGTTCCGTCGATATGTTGAGCTATATGCAAAG GATAATGAAGCATTCTTCAGAGATTATGCAGTATCACACAAGAAACTATCAGAACTTGGCTTTACCTCACCTTCTCTGGGTCCGAAACTAGTAGTTACTCTTAGCATTGCTGCTGCAATAGTTGCAGCGCTAGTGTACGACAAATGCCAAGGTTTCATCCAAGACATGAAGACCCTCAATTAG
- the LOC117636036 gene encoding L-ascorbate peroxidase 3-like, producing the protein MAEPVVDAQYLKEVEKARRDLRALISVRNCAPIMVRLAWHDAGTYNAETKTGGANGSIRNEHELNHGANSGLKIAVNFCEEVKAKYQKITYADLYQLAGVVAVEVTGGPTIEFVPGRKDSLESPEEGRLPDAKQGASHLKDIFYRMGLSDKDIVALSGAHTLGRAHPERSGFDGPWTNEPLKFDNSYFVELLKGESEGLLKLRTDKALLDDPEFRRYVELYAKDEDAFFKDYAVSHKKLSELGFAPSSSVKEAVKTSTLVAQSAVGVAVAAAVVILSYLYEVRKKV; encoded by the exons ATGGCGGAACCAGTAGTGGACGCGCAGTACCTCAAGGAAGTGGAGAAGGCTCGTCGGGACCTTCGCGCTCTCATCTCTGTCAGGAACTGCGCTCCTATCATGGTTCGATTGGC GTGGCATGATGCTGGGACATACAATGCTGAAACGAAAACCGGTGGCGCTAATGGCTCCATCAGGAATGAGCATGAGCTAAACCATGGCGCAAATAGTGGTTTGAAAATTGCTGTTAATTTTTGTG AGGAAGTGAAAGCCAAGTATCAGAAGATCACATATGCCGACCTCTACCAG CTTGCTGGGGTTGTTGCTGTGGAGGTCACTGGTGGCCCTACTATTGAGTTTGTTCCTGGTAGAAAG GATTCACTGGAGTCTCCGGAAGAAGGACGGCTTCCAGATGCCAAACAAG GTGCATCACATTTGAAGGACATCTTTTATCGCATGGGTCTGTCTGATAAAGACATTGTGGCATTGTCAGGAGCCCACACATTG GGTAGAGCACATCCAGAAAGGTCAGGCTTTGATGGCCCTTGGACGAATGAGCCTTTGAAGTTCGACAATTCATACTTTGT TGAGCTACTGAAGGGGGAATCAGAGGGGCTGTTGAAACTTCGCACAGACAAGGCTTTATTGGACGATCCTGAGTTCCGCCGCTATGTTGAGCTTTATGCAAAG GATGAGGATGCATTCTTCAAAGACTACGCAGTGTCACACAAGAAACTATCAGAGCTAGGCTTTGCTCCATCGTCTAGTGTCAAGGAAGCTGTAAAGACAAGTACTTTGGTGGCACAAAGTGCTGTGGGAGTTGCCGTTGCTGCAGCTGTTGTGATCCTGAGTTACTTATACGAAGTTCGTAAAAAAGTCTAG
- the LOC117634874 gene encoding protein ALTERED PHOSPHATE STARVATION RESPONSE 1-like isoform X1, with the protein MLFCQPRKSYKKNIAATKTVWFLEQQIKLIKSKMGCCYSRIDREEMVSRCKSRKRYMKQLVKARQAWSAAHTMYLRSLRSTGAALLQFSNAETTVHHHNNHYSHHNNHHSPPQPQTPQTPLTPQPPPPPPPLSSSSDTWTTSTTASTALPPPPPPPPPPSSTWDFWDPFVASSSRPVTEEEWEDNTTASEAVITVTAASTAAPLSVVSGFSKESGAPTSELAMVVSRNAKDLVEIIKELDEYFLKAADAGGLLSLLLEVPTPGFSSCQNKGGKVYNHGCNLSPSLWTWGGSSPKFGGFGKMGCDEMVLSHLGSGVGEEGVVSSSHCSTVERLYAWEKKLYQEVKDAETIKIEHEKRVATLKKLEMKRADYVKTEKTKNDVEKLESQMMVASQAIDTTSAEIIKLRETELYPQLIELVKGLMCMWRSMYECHQVQKHIVQQLKYLNTIPSTEPTSEIHRQATLQLELQVQQWHQSFCNLVKAQLDYIQSLTGWLRLSLFQFRRHPISKTSQESRIYMLCEEWHHAVDRIPDKVASEGIKSFLTVVHAIVVQQAEEYKQKKKSESTFKELEKKATVLRSVESKYGPYSMPDSASTSTKNPVAEKRAKVEVLRAKAEEEKSKHEKSVSVTRVMTLNNLQMGFPHVFEAMVGFSSVCMQAFESLYNQAKSANQELDVKRLLP; encoded by the exons ATGTTGTTTTGCCAACCCAGAAAATCCTACAAGAAGAACATTGCAGCTACTAAAACTGTGTGGTTTTTGGAG CAGCAAATCAAGCTGATCAAGAGCAAAATGGGGTGTTGCTATTCGAGAATAGATAGAGAAGAGATGGTTTCGAGATGCAAATCAAGGAAGAGGTACATGAAGCAGCTCGTGAAAGCAAGACAAGCTTGGTCTGCAGCTCACACCATGTATCTTCGTTCTCTTCGCAGCACTGGTGCTGCTCTGCTCCAATTTTCAAATGCCGAAACTACCGTCCATCACCACAACAACCACTACAGCCACCACAACAACCACCACTCGCCACCACAACCGCAAACCCCACAAACCCCTCTCACCCCACaaccgccgccgccgccgccgccacTCAGCTCAAGCTCTGACACATGGACAACATCAACCACAGCCTCGACAGCTCTCCCGCCTCCGCCTCCCCCGCCGCCGCCTCCGTCGTCCACATGGGATTTCTGGGACCCATTTGTGGCTTCTTCTTCGAGGCCAGTGACTGAAGAAGAGTGGGAGGACAACACGACCGCCTCCGAGGCGGTGATCACCGTCACGGCTGCGAGCACGGCGGCGCCGCTTTCTGTCGTCAGTGGGTTTTCTAAAGAGAGTGGGGCGCCTACAAGTGAGCTTGCCATGGTGGTTTCGAGAAATGCTAAAGATCTGGTTGAGATTATAAAGGAACTTGATGAGTATTTCCTCAAGGCTGCTGATGCTGGCGGACTTCTCTCCTTGCTCTTGGAAGTTCCCACCCCTGGATTTTCTTCTTGTCAAAATAAAGGGG GTAAAGTTTATAACCATGGGTGTAATTTGAGCCCCTCACTGTGGACATGGGGAGGTTCAAGTCCCAAGTTTGGTGGGTTTGGAAAGATGGGTTGTGATGAGATGGTGCTTAGCCATTTAGGTAGTGGGGTTGGAGAGGAGGGTGTTGTGAGTAGCAGCCATTGCTCTACTGTGGAGAGGCTTTATGCTTGGGAAAAGAAACTATACCAGGAAGTCAAG GATGCTGAGACAATAAAGATAGAGCATGAGAAGAGGGTGGCTACCTTGAAGAAGCTAGAGATGAAGAGGGCAGACTATGTGAAGACTGAGAAGACCAAGAATGATGTGGAAAAGCTGGAGTCACAAATGATGGTTGCTTCACAGGCCATTGACACAACTTCTGCTGAAATCATCAAACTCAGGGAGACAGAGCTGTACCCTCAACTCATTGAGCTTGTCAAGGG ATTGATGTGCATGTGGAGAAGCATGTATGAGTGCCACCAGGTCCAAAAGCACATTGTTCAGCAGCTCAAATACCTGAACACAATACCATCTACTGAACCTACATCTGAGATTCACAGGCAAGCAACACTCCAGCTTGAGCTTCAAGTCCAGCAATGGCACCAGTCATTTTGCAACCTGGTCAAGGCTCAATTGGACTACATCCAGTCCCTAACAGGATGGCTCCGGCTTAGCCTCTTCCAGTTTAGGAGACATCCAATATCAAAGACAAGTCAAGAATCAAGAATTTACATGCTCTGTGAAGAATGGCACCATGCAGTTGACCGGATTCCGGACAAAGTAGCATCTGAAGGAATCAAGAGCTTTTTAACCGTAGTTCATGCTATTGTAGTTCAACAAGCAGAGGAATATaagcaaaaaaagaagtcaGAATCGACATTTAAAGAGCTTGAGAAGAAGGCAACTGTGCTTAGATCGGTGGAGTCCAAGTATGGCCCATATTCAATGCCTGATTCCGCTAGCACTTCTACAAAGAACCCAGTTGCTGAGAAGCGGGCAAAGGTGGAGGTGTTGAGGGCAAAAgcagaagaggagaagagcaAGCATGAAAAGTCAGTGAGTGTGACAAGAGTCATGACACTAAATAACTTGCAGATGGGGTTTCCTCATGTCTTTGAGGCGATGGTGGGATTTTCAAGTGTGTGTATGCAGGCATTCGAGTCACTATATAACCAAGCCAAAAGTGCTAATCAGGAGCTTGACGTTAAAAGGTTACTACCGTAA
- the LOC117634874 gene encoding protein ALTERED PHOSPHATE STARVATION RESPONSE 1-like isoform X2: MLFCQPRKSYKKNIAATKTVWFLEQIKLIKSKMGCCYSRIDREEMVSRCKSRKRYMKQLVKARQAWSAAHTMYLRSLRSTGAALLQFSNAETTVHHHNNHYSHHNNHHSPPQPQTPQTPLTPQPPPPPPPLSSSSDTWTTSTTASTALPPPPPPPPPPSSTWDFWDPFVASSSRPVTEEEWEDNTTASEAVITVTAASTAAPLSVVSGFSKESGAPTSELAMVVSRNAKDLVEIIKELDEYFLKAADAGGLLSLLLEVPTPGFSSCQNKGGKVYNHGCNLSPSLWTWGGSSPKFGGFGKMGCDEMVLSHLGSGVGEEGVVSSSHCSTVERLYAWEKKLYQEVKDAETIKIEHEKRVATLKKLEMKRADYVKTEKTKNDVEKLESQMMVASQAIDTTSAEIIKLRETELYPQLIELVKGLMCMWRSMYECHQVQKHIVQQLKYLNTIPSTEPTSEIHRQATLQLELQVQQWHQSFCNLVKAQLDYIQSLTGWLRLSLFQFRRHPISKTSQESRIYMLCEEWHHAVDRIPDKVASEGIKSFLTVVHAIVVQQAEEYKQKKKSESTFKELEKKATVLRSVESKYGPYSMPDSASTSTKNPVAEKRAKVEVLRAKAEEEKSKHEKSVSVTRVMTLNNLQMGFPHVFEAMVGFSSVCMQAFESLYNQAKSANQELDVKRLLP, from the exons ATGTTGTTTTGCCAACCCAGAAAATCCTACAAGAAGAACATTGCAGCTACTAAAACTGTGTGGTTTTTGGAG CAAATCAAGCTGATCAAGAGCAAAATGGGGTGTTGCTATTCGAGAATAGATAGAGAAGAGATGGTTTCGAGATGCAAATCAAGGAAGAGGTACATGAAGCAGCTCGTGAAAGCAAGACAAGCTTGGTCTGCAGCTCACACCATGTATCTTCGTTCTCTTCGCAGCACTGGTGCTGCTCTGCTCCAATTTTCAAATGCCGAAACTACCGTCCATCACCACAACAACCACTACAGCCACCACAACAACCACCACTCGCCACCACAACCGCAAACCCCACAAACCCCTCTCACCCCACaaccgccgccgccgccgccgccacTCAGCTCAAGCTCTGACACATGGACAACATCAACCACAGCCTCGACAGCTCTCCCGCCTCCGCCTCCCCCGCCGCCGCCTCCGTCGTCCACATGGGATTTCTGGGACCCATTTGTGGCTTCTTCTTCGAGGCCAGTGACTGAAGAAGAGTGGGAGGACAACACGACCGCCTCCGAGGCGGTGATCACCGTCACGGCTGCGAGCACGGCGGCGCCGCTTTCTGTCGTCAGTGGGTTTTCTAAAGAGAGTGGGGCGCCTACAAGTGAGCTTGCCATGGTGGTTTCGAGAAATGCTAAAGATCTGGTTGAGATTATAAAGGAACTTGATGAGTATTTCCTCAAGGCTGCTGATGCTGGCGGACTTCTCTCCTTGCTCTTGGAAGTTCCCACCCCTGGATTTTCTTCTTGTCAAAATAAAGGGG GTAAAGTTTATAACCATGGGTGTAATTTGAGCCCCTCACTGTGGACATGGGGAGGTTCAAGTCCCAAGTTTGGTGGGTTTGGAAAGATGGGTTGTGATGAGATGGTGCTTAGCCATTTAGGTAGTGGGGTTGGAGAGGAGGGTGTTGTGAGTAGCAGCCATTGCTCTACTGTGGAGAGGCTTTATGCTTGGGAAAAGAAACTATACCAGGAAGTCAAG GATGCTGAGACAATAAAGATAGAGCATGAGAAGAGGGTGGCTACCTTGAAGAAGCTAGAGATGAAGAGGGCAGACTATGTGAAGACTGAGAAGACCAAGAATGATGTGGAAAAGCTGGAGTCACAAATGATGGTTGCTTCACAGGCCATTGACACAACTTCTGCTGAAATCATCAAACTCAGGGAGACAGAGCTGTACCCTCAACTCATTGAGCTTGTCAAGGG ATTGATGTGCATGTGGAGAAGCATGTATGAGTGCCACCAGGTCCAAAAGCACATTGTTCAGCAGCTCAAATACCTGAACACAATACCATCTACTGAACCTACATCTGAGATTCACAGGCAAGCAACACTCCAGCTTGAGCTTCAAGTCCAGCAATGGCACCAGTCATTTTGCAACCTGGTCAAGGCTCAATTGGACTACATCCAGTCCCTAACAGGATGGCTCCGGCTTAGCCTCTTCCAGTTTAGGAGACATCCAATATCAAAGACAAGTCAAGAATCAAGAATTTACATGCTCTGTGAAGAATGGCACCATGCAGTTGACCGGATTCCGGACAAAGTAGCATCTGAAGGAATCAAGAGCTTTTTAACCGTAGTTCATGCTATTGTAGTTCAACAAGCAGAGGAATATaagcaaaaaaagaagtcaGAATCGACATTTAAAGAGCTTGAGAAGAAGGCAACTGTGCTTAGATCGGTGGAGTCCAAGTATGGCCCATATTCAATGCCTGATTCCGCTAGCACTTCTACAAAGAACCCAGTTGCTGAGAAGCGGGCAAAGGTGGAGGTGTTGAGGGCAAAAgcagaagaggagaagagcaAGCATGAAAAGTCAGTGAGTGTGACAAGAGTCATGACACTAAATAACTTGCAGATGGGGTTTCCTCATGTCTTTGAGGCGATGGTGGGATTTTCAAGTGTGTGTATGCAGGCATTCGAGTCACTATATAACCAAGCCAAAAGTGCTAATCAGGAGCTTGACGTTAAAAGGTTACTACCGTAA
- the LOC117634877 gene encoding L10-interacting MYB domain-containing protein-like — MANRPTRTRGLTLQHQQQQSRARWTTHLTEILVNLMVDQVHKGNRKNHNFGKKAWKYMCDEFHKRTGLKWDKEQLKNRGAVLRRIYVTVTSLLDRSDFSWDESTGAIVASDEVWAEYVKEHPDAETLKVSGCPIYKELCTIFSEPPTNGKHDHPAEHEGGDPKSRPLEQEVSSSDSEEANDAVNDQETIQPSTPSTTGIRKRGRKGIDDAIAGAILEMAAASKLRTAATQQHNARYTIANCIAELDKMQGVDEQVYFAALDLFNKPIAREVFLSLKGEKRLIWLLRKCTSDPVL; from the exons ATGGCAAACCGTCCTACTCGGACACGGGGACTAACGCTTCAACATCAGCAGCAACAGTCAAGGGCTAGGTGGACAACACATCTTACTGAAATACTTGTAAACTTAATGGTGGATCAAGTACACAAAGGGAACagaaaaaatcataattttggCAAGAAAGCATGGAAGTATATGTGTGATGAGTTCCATAAGAGAACAGGTCTGAAATGGGACAAGGAACAACTGAAGAACCGAGGCGCAGTTTTGAGGAGGATCTATGTTACAGTTACTTCACTTCTTGATCGAAGTGACTTCAGTTGGGATGAATCCACAGGAGCTATTGTAGCCAGTGATGAAGTGTGGGCTGAATATGTCAAG GAACATCCTGATGCCGAGACTTTAAAAGTCAGTGGCTGCCCAATTTATAAAGAGCTGTGCACTATATTTTCAGAACCACCAACAAACGGGAAACATGACCATCCAGCTGAACATGAGGGTGGGGATCCAAAATCTCGTCCACTGGAGCAAGAAGTGTCCTCATCAGATTCTGAGGAAGCAAATGACGCCGTCAATGATCAAGAAACAATTCAACCTAGTACACCTAGCACTACTGGCATCCGTAAAAGAGGGCGCAAGGGTATTGATGATGCTATTGCAGGAGCTATATTGGAGATGGCAGCTGCATCAAAGCTGAGGACAGCTGCTACACAGCAACATAATGCTAGATACACCATAGCTAATTGTATTGCAGAATTGGATAAGATGCAAGGTGTTGATGAGCAAGTCTATTTTGCTGCGCTTGATCTGTTCAACAAACCCATTGCAAGGGAGGTGTTCTTGTCTCTCAAAGGTGAAAAACGCTTGATTTGGTTGCTTAGGAAGTGCACATCAGATCCCGTTCTCTAG